From the Parus major isolate Abel chromosome 1A, Parus_major1.1, whole genome shotgun sequence genome, the window TCACACATCAGCCTCCACCTTGCACAAGGTTGGGGAGTGGGTGGAAGGGAGCAGTCAGCTTCGATATGTCTAAATTATATATCTGGGGAACCTTTGCCACCCCTCATCTCCTTGCTAGCAACGGGCCAAGCCATAACAAAGTCAGGACAACAGTGAGTCATAGATTTCACAAGAACAGTGAGTCACTTCAAGAAACAGCCACACTAGCAGGAGACCTCACTAAGGTTCATATTCCTGTAGTAAAGCTACCACTAAGCTTTCTTTCAGAAACCATCGCAAAAAACATCTTTGAAGAATCTAAAGAAAGATTGCCAAGTGCAATTAAGAGGCATTGCGAGATTCCCCTGTAGTACAGCCCAGAGAGTCCAGTACATTTGCTCAGCTTTAAAGATCAGCCCAGTGGAGGAAGCTGCAAGGAGAGAGAGCTCTCCTCTGTGTCCGTCATGACAGTTCATGGTACCCTCACCAGCACCATGGCCCTGCTGTGGTTGAGGGAAATACCCAGTTTTCTGGGCCACCAAGTGTACCCCAGTCTGCCAAACTGTGTCAGTACCTCTGTGTAAACTGAGCCAGGTTTCTTGCCTTGAGACCATCTAGCCTAACATGGCTCATTTCCATACTGCTGAAcctcttttctccagaaagGATAGCTTCATCCTTATCGGCCCATGGGAAGAGCCCCCAAGCTATGCTGTCCCCCTGTCATGCCTATGCACAGGATGCTAGATGTCATGTTTACAGTTACAGATGTAGCCCTAAAAAGAGTGTGGTGTGATGTGATCATCTAAAGCTGACGGGCTTTGGGCAACACAGGATTTCAAGAGAGATCCAGCTGGAGAGCCTCAAGTTGCTCATACACCCCAAGTGCTCCTACCTTTCAGCTAAACTCTCatctctcttcctcctcagaCCCAAAATTCCTAGCAGCCCAGCCTCTCTCTGCATGAGTACCTAGGACACAGGACTTGTCGGAGCCTCATGAATTATGAAATAAGAATGGCAGGTAGGGCTGCTGTAGGGGAAAGTCCCTgttccccagctgctctgcaacTGCTTAATGTGAGGAATTAGCCCAGCCAGGCCTGCAGGGAATCCTGTAGTACATGAAATTGTTAGTGCTTTGTGTTGCTTGTGGCCAAGTCTTTCATCCCAGACTGACCTGGTGATTACTGTGCACTGTGGATAGGGCAGATCCCACCTTTCCTGTGCCCACCAGGCACAGCATGCTCAACAGCAGTGCCAAGGCAGCATTAGACTGAGAGAGTCCCTGAGGCAGCTATGCAGTAACATCAAACATGCCTGACTGCCCTCAGACTCCTCGGAGTCTAGCCTCAGTTTAGACTGAGAAGCACTCAGGTTCATTTGAGCCAAGTAAAATGGGAACAAAAGCATAGTGCACACCTCCTTGGCCTCCCACGCTCCAGCTGGGCATTGCTGCCTCCCTCAGCTCTGGATGGAACAGGCAAAGCGCAAGGGGCAGAGTAAAACCAGACACCTCCACGTTACTGCCCTCATGTGCCACAGCACAACTCTTTGTGCTCCTGCAGGTACTGGAAGATAGGATTTGAATGAGGAACCCTCTACATGCTCTGCCACACCCAGCAAGGCACCTTTTCTACTGTCAGTAGCAGTAAGAGGTCCCAAGCAGACACAGGAGTAGGACCAGCCTCTACAGAAGGCTTCAGTCAAAACTAGCACAGCTGAGGACTTTCCCCTCACTCCATGCCCCACTAGGCTCACCTAGCACAGCCACTCAGTGCTGTCTGATGTCAGCCAGGAGTGCTTAGTTTAGGTACACTTAATTTATTCAGGCAGTGTAAGGTGTCAGTCTAGACCTCAACAGCAGGTGACCTCACTTAAGGGATGCTTTTACTCTCCCCCCAGTGACAATTAGCCCCAATACCTCCTCCTGCAACTCTCCTTGGACTTTTAACCTTCTGTCTTCCCAGGCTTTTAGCCTTAATCCTCTTCTCCATCCATGACTTTCAAGGACCAAGGCTGGGACAATTGCATCCACTTATGGTACTCAAGCAAAACTGGCTACCCCTATCCACCCACTCCCAGCAAGGTGCCCCAACCCGTGAGGACttgcaatattaaaaatattagattttCAGACTTAGTACACCAAAACTCTTATTTattgattgtttttttctgtatctttgaGATGGAGGTGTCAGAGGAAGTTATTCCCAGCTGAGGGACTGGAGTGTGAAGTCCCCTTGTGTATCAAAGTAGTCAAAGACAGAGAGGTTAAGCCGGTTAGGGAACGTGAACTGGTGGCCTGGCAGGTGGACTGTCACATCATTTTGGTTGACACCAAAAGTGATCTGCAAGGCAAATGGAAAAGTTAGAGAAAGTTTCCTCAAGCCTCTCCCCTCTGGAGCACTGCTGTGCCACCCTCTGCTTCACAGGGTAAACAAGCTCAGTAGAATAACCTGTTCACCAACAGCAGGGGTGTTATTCTGGGCTCCCAAGAGATgcccattccctgctctgctcaacAGTAACATCTTGGAGCCAGATGGAGCTTGCACGTTTGATCCCCACCCTCCATCAGTGCTCAGAGCTCTGAGTGGTGGCACTGGCCAAGCAGGAGAAGCCAGCCACCTTCTGTACAGTCAGCCCTGAGACAGTCCTTGCAGCTGGGTGTCCTGCCCCAAACACCCTCCCTTCACCAGAGCATGTATGGAGagtgtgtatacatatatataaatatacatatgcatgcctcacctctgctgtgccccccttctggaaaggaaagacagtctccctgtgctctgcaccCCACTCTTCCACCTTCTTTGAGTTGCACACGATGGTGTTCACATCGCCATGAGCATCAAAACGGGGATTGAAATGAAGTCCAAGGAGGGTAGCATCCTTGCCCAGATTCATCAcaaagctgcagaggaggaaaaaaaaaaaaaaaaaaaagcaaaaagcagacATCAAtacaggtaaaaataaaaataaaatcagtactACAAGCTTCTAACAAGAGAATGGTTCCGTACACAGTGCCCTGAACAGAGTTATTATACACCCAAACCAATTTCCAAGGAGTCAGTTGCTTTCCATAGATTTCCTTTCAGTCCTGAACAGTTAGCTAATGCTGCATCCTGCCTGACAGCCACTGCCTTCTCCCcatcctgcaggcagctgcagtaTTTACCATGTCATTAGCTATCCCAAAGTATCTGTAACAGCAGTTGGAGGAAGTTTCCTAGTCTAGTGTCCACCTTGCCTTCAGGTCTCTTACCCAGATGAGAAGAGGCATATTGCTTGGCAAGAGAAAGCCTGGGAGGCTTCAATCAGACAGTATCAAACTTCAAAGGcactgggaagtgctgggacATGTTTCCTGGAACACCGCTAGTTCTGCTAGTTACAGCAGCTACCTGCTCCACCTTACCTGCAAAGGGGCCCCCCAGCCACAGACCTGCTcaagggctgggggctgctgcagaggctcCGCTGGGAAACCCAGCCACCCCAGTCCCTGCACATTTAGGGGTACATTTCCACTTAAGCCCACCTGTCTGCTCACcacctttcttctttctttccccaccATCATGTGAGAGGAAAATCCACTGGAGCACCATAAGTGTCCCTACTCCTGGTGATCTTCGTGCAGGGGAGAGGATGTGGTGGAGAAGACGATCTCAACCCAAATCTCAGTATAGTCACAGCTTCCATTTCCTTTACCCTGCACTAGAGAGGATGTGGTCACTGCCAGCGTGTGCAGCTGGAACTCCACATCTGCTTTGGCTTAGCCCCATGGCAGTACTGTGTCTGCAATGTGCATTAGGTGATGACTCACTGGAAGCACTACTGGCGTTAACCCCTTCTCCTTTTCTACCCGAGGGACAGAGGCCTTTTGCCATCACTTTTTGCAGACCACTCAGTGTGGTGCCTTGGCCATGCCTGGGCAGCTCAGCACAACTCACCTCTTGGCATTTGGTGCAATTTTCCCCTTGACAGTGAGGCGCTGGCCAGGCTTGAGACCCAAGTTGGTGCACACTGGTCCCTGGGGAATGTGGAAGCAGAGACATTAGCTCAGTACCTGCTGGCTCACTTGTTCTGACTtggcagctttccctgctgccttttaAGACAAGCTTTGCTTTGGACCCATGGAGAAACAGGGAAGCTCCCTTGCCCTAGGGCATTGCAGCAAGGACATCCCAGAGAAGTTTCCCCAGTCACATGGTACATTTGATTGGAGCTCAATTTCCTAatctttctcctgctgctctcatcAACATATCTGTATTTCAGAGCGGTGAAGTGTAAGTAGCTGCACACTCCAATCACACCCACCCATCCCAAACACACCCATGTGCCTTGCGGGTCTCATGTCATCCCACACAAACCTGTCTGAGATGGatggcagggatggagactTCACTCCCCTCCCCTACCTCGTGTTTGAACTTCAAGCCTTGCCCATGTCCAAGGACTCAGACACCTTGCTTCCCATCTCCCAACAgcttgaggattttttttaatgtaggcTCAGTATTTGCAAGAATGTTTTTCTGCTCCCCAGAGACACCTGCCCCCCACCTTCTCTCTAGGAGGACCAAAATATCCTGGCAAACCCATATGTACTCATTTTTTATCACAGCAGAGCCAAGACCTCAAGAACACTGAAAATCTTTTCCTATCACACCTTAAAAAATAAGCTTACTCTTGGGACAACCCCTTCTTAATCACCCTCAGCCTAATGAAAGGCAAATTAATCAAAGAAGGGCAATCACTCTTCTAACACAAGCATCTCCCTAGCAGTCACAGAATagctcaggctggaagggatcttgGATATCAAGTCCAACGTCCCTGCTAAAGCAGGTTCATGTAGAGCAGGTCGCAGAGAGTCGTGTCCAGGTGGCTTTTGAATACCTCCTGAGCAGcagactccacaacctctctgggcagcctgttccagtggtCTGTCACCCTCACAGTGAGGAAGTTTTTCCTCATAACCAACTATAACTccttgtgtttcagtttgtgcctctTGCCCCTTCCCCTGTTGCTGGGCAACTCCATGAAGAGTCTGGCCCCGTACTCTTGACATCAGCTCTTAAGATAACCTCTCTAAACTCGTAAGGTATTTGAATGTAGTCCTTGGCGTTCACAGAACACTTCTGTAAGGCACATTCCTtccaagaaagagaaaaataacaattcaATGACTCATGAAAACTTCAGCCAGAAAGCAAGTGGcaaggctgcccagagaagatgCTCAGACAGCAATAAATGttactgcagcagcttctccagagTAGAGCTGCAGTAAAACAGGTTATCCCAGCTTAGGGCTCATCCCAGCGAGGATCCCCACAGGTACTGCCCCAAAGGGATCCTACAGGGAAAAAGAACCACTACTGCCAGAACATAAAATCGCAGCCAGCGCTCTGTAGTGGATGCAGGGAGGATCGTCCCTcaccagcagcaggcactgagctGTAGCAGACCTTCCGAGGCTGGCGCTGATGTGTAAGCCAGCACAAGCACCCTCACACCCATCCAGCACAGTCCCACCTCCAGCAAAGCTGCCCCGTCCCTTTCTCTACTCACGCAAGAcatggtgctgctctgcagggtaACGCTCCTCTCCACTGAGGTGCAAGGGGCCCACGCAAGTAGCTCCCAGAGCCCCTCCCTTGCCTTTAAATAGATGGAGAGCTGAGTTGTCCCAGCCCTTCTCCACCCCATGCACCAATGGGGAAGGGTGGCAGGGGTTGGTtttgggaggagggagggtCTATTAGACAGAGCTGCCTCCTCCCACACTCACCCAGCCTCCTCTCTAGGATGCTGAACACAACCCTTCTGAGCAGGCTGTGGGCCACTCCAGGAGGAAATCCAGCTCTTTGTGGCCATGAATCCAATGGAAAATAGTTTTACAATGAATGTTTTATTATCCAAGGCTTTTATCCCACATGGAAAATGGTCATACGGATCGAGACTTGGCAGGAAGGGTCTGTGGTGAGCTCTTCAGCTCTAGTTAATTCAGGAGTAGAAAAAATGTTACTGAGCAAACATAGTGCATCAGAAACTCTTTGCGGTCCAGGTGAAACCCCAGTAACAGAGGACTGAAGCTGCATCCAGGGTCACCCAACTGCACTGCGAGTCCTTTCTGTCCCCAGAGACTGCCCAGCTGCTGACCCAGCCTTTACCACACACTTTTGTAGGTATGGGAGCCAAAGGAGGGAAATCAGTCCTTTTTCTAGAACTCACAGGCAGCCTCAAAACTGTACAGTTCATCTTG encodes:
- the LGALS1 gene encoding galectin-1 translates to MSCGPVCTNLGLKPGQRLTVKGKIAPNAKSFVMNLGKDATLLGLHFNPRFDAHGDVNTIVCNSKKVEEWGAEHRETVFPFQKGGTAEITFGVNQNDVTVHLPGHQFTFPNRLNLSVFDYFDTQGDFTLQSLSWE